A DNA window from Impatiens glandulifera chromosome 7, dImpGla2.1, whole genome shotgun sequence contains the following coding sequences:
- the LOC124910075 gene encoding pentatricopeptide repeat-containing protein At1g08070, chloroplastic-like has product MRAGIYESLLVLIESCKTLQQFKQFHAKSTILGHSYTNIILKKLSPTLLSNESLDYASRLLSTTPEADIFIWNVIIKAYSVSPNPVMAIHTYNRMREKEKVMLDRYTCTFVLKACANLIAIDKGKEIHAVGVRQGLVFDRFSQNSLLNFYMVCGEFENARKVFDDFQGKDVVFWNSMINGYAKVGLIHEVLQVWREMMMTIIIKPSEGTIVGIITACIESKKFELGREIHGYVIKESTLSKQVKIGASLIDLYMKSGHLEYARRLFDEMPEKNTVVWNSLINGYCRAGCLSHAIDLFREMINSMAKPDQFSISLLLSGCAQDGAFNLGKWVRDYAISNGIWDKFIATSLLDMYAKCGFVQMAREVFDQMSYSERTLATWNSIIAGYASHGFAEPALDLFIKMEESGMKPDSITFLTILHACAHSGLIDKGKQYFESMKYKGVKLGVEHYGCMVDLLGRAGLVKEAKELIERMEMKPNVIVLGALLSASRIHGDIETGEWAAERIFEMDRMDGGTYVLLGNLYGANKRFAGSKESIRMMMMERGVKKPLGCSLIEIGDCVHQFGASDMLHFRCNEIYSVLNDLSKKLKLEETCMVSLID; this is encoded by the coding sequence ATGAGAGCAGGTATCTACGAATCTCTCCTGGTTTTAATAGAATCATGTAAAACTCTCCAACAATTCAAGCAATTTCACGCTAAATCCACCATTCTTGGCCATTCCTATACAAACATCATCCTTAAAAAGCTATCTCCTACTTTACTTTCTAACGAAAGCCTTGATTACGCCTCACGATTACTTAGCACAACTCCGGAAGCAGATATCTTCATCTGGAATGTTATTATTAAGGCGTATTCTGTTTCGCCTAATCCAGTCATGGCTATTCATACGTACAACAGAATGCGAGAGAAGGAAAAAGTTATGTTGGATCGATATACTTGCACTTTCGTTCTTAAGGCGTGCGCTAATCTAATCGCTATAGATAAAGGTAAAGAGATACACGCAGTGGGAGTGAGACAAGGTTTGGTATTTGATCGTTTTTCACAGaattctttacttaatttttatatggtTTGTGGAGAATTTGAGAATGCGCGTAAAGTGTTTGATGATTTTCAAGGGAAAGATGTTGTGTTTTGGAATTCGATGATAAATGGTTATGCTAAAGTAGGGTTGATTCATGAGGTTCTGCAGGTTTGGAGAGAAATGATGATGACCATCATTATTAAGCCTAGTGAGGGGACAATTGTGGGTATTATAACTGCGTGTATAGAGTCAAAAAAGTTCGAATTGGGGAGAGAAATCCATGGATATGTTATAAAAGAATCGACGTTAAGCAAACAAGTGAAGATTGGAGCTTCACTGATAGATTTATACATGAAAAGTGGGCATTTAGAATATGCACGCAGACTGTTCGATGAAATGCCTGAAAAGAACACAGTGGTGTGGAACTCGTTGATCAATGGGTATTGTAGAGCTGGCTGTTTGTCTCATGCTATTGACCTTTTCAGAGAGATGATCAATTCAATGGCGAAACCCGATCAATTTTCAATTTCACTTCTCTTATCCGGATGCGCACAAGACGGAGCATTCAATTTAGGAAAATGGGTTAGAGATTACGCGATTAGTAATGGGATCTGGGACAAATTTATTGCAACTTCTTTGTTAGACATGTATGCAAAATGTGGTTTTGTTCAAATGGCTAGAGAAGTGTTTGATCAGATGTCTTATAGTGAAAGGACATTAGCAACATGGAACAGTATAATCGCAGGATATGCTTCACACGGGTTTGCTGAACCTGCATTAGACTTGTTCATCAAAATGGAAGAATCTGGTATGAAACCTGATTCAATCACCTTTCTGACAATTCTACATGCTTGTGCTCATTCCGGTTTGATCGATAAAGGAAAACAATACTTTGAATCGATGAAATACAAAGGTGTGAAACTAGGAGTGGAGCATTACGGTTGCATGGTTGATCTTCTTGGGCGTGCGGGGCTAGTGAAGGAAGCGAAAGAGCTAATCGAGAGAATGGAAATGAAACCGAATGTAATTGTATTGGGTGCTCTTCTTAGTGCGAGTAGGATTCATGGTGATATTGAAACGGGAGAATGGGCTGCTGAGAGGATTTTCGAGATGGATAGAATGGATGGTGGGACTTATGTTTTGCTTGGTAATCTTTATGGGGCGAATAAGAGATTTGCAGGAAGTAAAGAATCGAttaggatgatgatgatggaaaGAGGAGTGAAGAAACCTCTTGGTTGTAGTTTGATTGAAATTGGTGATTGTGTTCATCAGTTTGGTGCTTCTGATATGTTGCATTTTAGGTGTAATGAAATTTACtctgttttgaatgatttgaGCAAGAAGCTCAAGCTTGAAGAAACATGTATGGTCTCTTTAATTGACTGA
- the LOC124944385 gene encoding hydroxyproline O-arabinosyltransferase 1-like, protein MGFGKIFFTMIIVCSVALITYNVIMSSNAPLKQDFPGPSNFSNVDPIIIKLPGAAVKNNRRLFHTAVTSSDSVYNTWQCQIMYYWFQKFKNQPGSDMGGFTRILHSGKPDNLMNQIPTFVAQPLPEGMDQGYVVLNRPWAFVQWLREAQIEEDYILMSEPDHIIVKPIPNLCRNANGGAAFPFFYIEPKKYESELRKYFPEEKGPITKIDPIGNSPVIVGKEHLKKIAQTWMNVSLAMKKDPETDKKFGWVLEMYAYAVASAYHGVSNTLYKDFMIQPPWDTKVGNKYIIHYTYGCDYDMKGKLTYGKIGEWRFDKRSYEHVYPPRNLSLPPPGVPESVVTLVKMVNEATENIPNWGG, encoded by the exons ATGGGTTTTGGGAAAATCTTCTTCACGATGATCATAGTTTGTTCAGTAGCTCTGATCACATACAACGTAATAATGTCGTCCAACGCTCCTCTCAAACAAGATTTCCCCGGTCCATCCAACTTCTCCAACGTTGACCCCATCATCATCAAGTTACCCGGCGCCGCCGTCAAAAACAACCGCCGACTCTTCCACACAGCCGTAACATCCTCAGATTCCGTCTACAACACCTGGCAATGTCAGATTATGTATTACTGGTTCCAAAAGTTCAAGAACCAACCCGGTTCTGACATGGGCGGATTCACCAGAATCCTTCATTCTGGTAAACCCGACAACTTAATGAACCAGATCCCAACTTTTGTTGCTCAACCTCTCCCAGAAGGGATGGATCAG GGTTATGTAGTGTTGAACAGACCTTGGGCATTTGTTCAATGGCTTCGGGAGGCTCAGATTGAAGAGGATTATATATTGATGTCTGAGCCTGATCATATAATAGTGAAACCCATTCCAAATCTATGTAGAAATGCAAATGGAGGAGCTGCATTTCCTTTCTTTTACATTGAGCCTAAAAAGTATGAATCTGAACTTCGTAAATATTTTCCAGAGGAGAAAGGACCCATTACTAAAATTGATCCAATTGGAAACTCACCGGTTATTGTTGGAAAG GAACACCTTAAGAAAATCGCTCAAACTTGGATGAATGTCTCGTTAGCAATGAAAAAAGACCCTGAAACCGATAAGAAATTCGGTTGGGTTCTTGAGAT GTATGCATATGCTGTTGCATCTGCTTATCATGGTGTTAGCAACACCTTGTACAAAGATTTCATGATTCAG CCTCCGTGGGATACTAAAGTTGGGAACAAGTACATCATTCATTACACATATGGATGCGACTACGATATGAAGGGTAAGTTAACTTACGGAAAGATTGGAGAGTGGAGATTTGATAAGCGATCTTACGAACATGTTTATCCTCCAAGAAACCTTTCATTGCCACCGCCGGGTGTACCTGAAAGTGTG GTTACACTTGTGAAAATGGTTAACGAAGCAACAGAAAATATACCCAACTGGGGTGGGTAA
- the LOC124944386 gene encoding aberrant root formation protein 4 — protein sequence MSTAIESLFQSNDLTTRLQQRLISCSETIASGDFRLSDESISELVGFLNSFSDAVVASDTDDDNSYSEDDAFQILTETHRFLASPSLEQDVIDRLAFELPKAVARFASVSQRCYDIVEDVINLFTQTCSPRDMLSILCEALDSPGKMITVPSYFAPLLNGISRVFVSIQRRQFEQIKEAIPVVLNVLKSTCAQLDEDTEDVKDVKDLLNKSICISNSIVAVCEKLSGGKENVLRDLLRLFVLQIMALVSISVRDNVSSHLPLVLQLSQLLKYCNLSYFGLITGESDAISRNVFEELGDEYMGCFSHTNLGASLAVIWGHQFNEVAQSMNEDLAILKKELSNNQAKRWQMLGMLRHIFSCVHLTWIFKEYTMNFLLWIFDGNITYQYSDANIECSFQMPNLFAFLQAVKIILIFAPNRELRKNAFTAMKKVLADFPASLRFDIFMALIRNSKSSSMIAILLDCLKEEMHGNHSSGEKAKGPQNNAFWNSGVLEAVEFVLRPPHGGPPPLPENVDSVLAALNMYRFILLSELTSNTNYTGVLSRDKLQKAYNEWLLPLRVIVTGCMKENREDSDNKLAMEVLCSLNPVEFVLYRCIELVEERMKCADAAT from the exons ATGTCAACAGCGATCGAGAGCCTTTTCCAGTCAAATGATCTTACGACGCGTCTTCAGCAAAGATTAATTTCATGCTCCGAA ACAATCGCATCTGGAGATTTTCGTCTTTCCGATGAATCCATATCCGAACTTGTTGGATTCCTCAATTCATTTAGCGACGCCGTTGTCGCATCAGATACAGATGATGACAACTCTTATTCTGAAGATGATGCGTTTCAAATTCTCACCGAGACTCATCGTTTCCTTGCTTCACCTTCTCTGGAACAG GATGTTATTGACAGGCTTGCCTTCGAGTTGCCCAAGGCTGTTGCAAGGTTTGCAAGTGTCTCGCAGAGGTGCTATGATATAGTTGAAGATGTTATCAATTTGTTTACTCAGACTTGTTCCCCACGCGACATGCTTTCTATTCTCTGTGAG GCATTAGATTCTCCAGGGAAAATGATCACAGTTCCTAGTTATTTTGCCCCACTTCTTAATGGTATCTCAAGAG TCTTTGTTTCCATCCAGAGGCGTCAGTTTGAGCAAATAAAAGAAGCAATCCCTGTTGTGCTCAATGTTCTAAAGTCTACATGTGCACAATTAGACGAGGATACCGAGGATGTTAAGGATGTTAAGGATCTTCTTAACAAATCAATATGCATTTCTAATTCAATAGTAGCAGTTTGTGAGAAATTAAGTG GAGGCAAAGAAAATGTACTTCGTGACCTACTTCGTTTATTTGTCTTGCAAATAATG GCTCTTGTCTCTATTAGCGTTAGGGACAATGTCTCAAGCCATCTGCCTTTGGTATTGCAACTATCCCAGCTACTCAAGTACTGCAATTTGTCATATTTTGGCTTGATTACAGGGGAAAGTGATGCAATTTCTAGAAATGTGTTTGAAG AGCTTGGAGATGAATATATGGGCTGTTTTTCTCATACCAACCTTGGAGCATCACTTGCAG TTATTTGGGGCCATCAGTTCAATGAGGTTGCTCAGTCTATGAATGAAGACTTGGCTATTCTCAAGAAAGAATTGTCCAATAACCAGGCTAAAAGGTGGCAAATGCTGGGCATGTTGAGGCACATATTTTCGTGTGTCCACTTGACATGGATATTCAAGGAGTACACCATGAATTTCCTTCTATGGATTTTTGACGGAAATATAACTTATCAGTACAGTGATGCAAACATAGAGTGTTCATTTCAAATGCCTAATCTGTTTGCTTTTTTACAG GCTGTGAAGATTATTCTGATCTTTGCACCGAATAGAGAGTTAAGGAAGAATGCTTTTACTGCAATGAAAAAG GTTCTGGCAGATTTTCCAGCTTCTCTAAGATTTGACATTTTCATGGCTTTGATTAGAAATAGCAAATCGTCTTCTATG ATTGCAATACTTCTTGATTGCCTTAAAGAAGAGATGCATGGAAACCATTCATCTGGGGAGAAAGCAAAGGGACCACAAAATAACGCATTTTGGAATTCAGGTGTACTTGAAGCAGTGGAGTTTGTTTTAAGGCCTCCACATGGAGGACCTCCGCCCCTTCCTGAGAATGTTGATTCG GTATTAGCTGCTCTTAATATGTACAGGTTCATTCTGCTATCTGAGTTAACAA GTAACACTAACTACACTGGAGTTCTATCCCGAGACAAGTTACAAAAGGCATATAACGAATGGCTTTTACCATTGAGAGTGATTGTGACAGGCTGTATGAAAGAAAATCGAGAAGATTCCGATAATAAATTGGCAATGGAAGTTCTATGTAGTTTGAATCCAGTTGAATTTGTTCTGTACCGTTGCATCGAACTTGTTGAAGAAAGGATGAAGTGCGCAGATGCTGCTACATGA